In Zobellia roscoffensis, the following are encoded in one genomic region:
- a CDS encoding thioredoxin family protein gives MKIFSTSAVKLALFAFIGLMATNSSAQEVTWLSWNEAAELAATEKNPKKIFIDVYTDWCGWCKKMDKDTFQNSEVAAYMKENFYMVKLDGEGKDPIEFKGKTYKFIPSGRKGYHEFAAALMQGRMSYPTTIFLDEEMNMLSPLPGYQKPEPFLNIARYFGDNIYKDQDWKTYSGESK, from the coding sequence ATGAAAATATTCTCCACATCCGCAGTAAAGCTTGCCTTATTTGCCTTTATAGGTTTAATGGCTACCAATAGTAGTGCTCAAGAAGTAACATGGCTGAGCTGGAACGAAGCAGCAGAATTGGCTGCTACAGAAAAAAATCCTAAAAAGATTTTTATCGATGTTTATACAGATTGGTGCGGATGGTGCAAGAAGATGGACAAGGATACGTTTCAGAATTCTGAAGTAGCTGCGTATATGAAAGAGAACTTCTATATGGTAAAATTGGATGGAGAAGGAAAAGACCCTATAGAATTCAAAGGAAAGACTTATAAATTCATACCTTCTGGAAGAAAAGGATACCATGAATTTGCCGCTGCTTTAATGCAGGGAAGAATGAGTTACCCTACTACTATTTTTCTGGACGAAGAAATGAATATGCTCTCTCCGCTACCTGGTTACCAGAAACCGGAGCCTTTTTTGAATATTGCCCGTTATTTTGGCGACAATATCTACAAGGACCAAGATTGGAAAACTTATTCTGGAGAAAGCAAATAA